In the genome of Victivallis lenta, one region contains:
- the pyrF gene encoding orotidine-5'-phosphate decarboxylase, which translates to MTFMEKLKHSSQVNRSLVCVGLDPERTKLPECVREKEHALFEFNRAIIDATADWVCAYKPQAAYYAGQNADEDLKLTIDYIHERAPEIPVILDVKRGDIGSTATMYAKEAFERYNADAVTVNPYMGFDTLKPFLDHADKGVIILCRTSNPNSGDLQNLVCGGKMVYEHVALLARDRWNYNGNAALVIGATYPEELRHVRELCPDMPFLVPGVGAQGGDVEKVVKFGCDRTGHGIVINSSRGIIYADKTENFAAGAGNAARELRDLVNSFRD; encoded by the coding sequence ATGACTTTCATGGAGAAGCTCAAGCATTCGTCGCAGGTGAACCGCAGTCTGGTCTGTGTCGGGCTCGACCCGGAACGCACGAAGCTGCCGGAGTGCGTCCGGGAGAAGGAGCATGCGCTGTTTGAGTTCAACCGCGCGATCATCGACGCGACCGCCGACTGGGTCTGCGCCTACAAGCCGCAGGCCGCCTATTACGCCGGGCAGAACGCCGACGAGGATCTGAAGCTGACCATCGATTACATCCATGAGCGCGCGCCGGAGATTCCGGTGATCCTCGATGTGAAGCGCGGCGATATCGGTTCGACCGCGACGATGTACGCGAAGGAGGCATTCGAGCGCTACAACGCCGACGCCGTGACGGTCAACCCGTACATGGGGTTCGATACCCTGAAACCGTTCCTCGACCATGCCGACAAAGGGGTCATCATCCTCTGCCGCACCTCAAACCCGAATTCGGGCGACCTGCAGAACCTGGTCTGCGGCGGAAAGATGGTTTATGAGCACGTCGCGCTGCTGGCCCGCGACAGGTGGAACTACAACGGCAACGCGGCGCTGGTGATCGGGGCGACCTATCCGGAAGAGCTGCGGCATGTCCGCGAGCTCTGCCCCGACATGCCGTTTCTCGTGCCGGGCGTCGGCGCGCAGGGCGGCGACGTCGAGAAGGTCGTGAAGTTCGGCTGCGACCGGACCGGGCACGGCATCGTGATCAACTCGTCGCGCGGCATCATCTACGCCGATAAAACCGAAAACTTTGCCGCGGGAGCGGGGAACGCCGCGCGCGAACTGCGCGACCTCGTGAACTCCTTCCGCGACTGA
- a CDS encoding HD domain-containing protein — protein MDEKRVEEWAVKWIGENLDPRRWCYHHLGHVRDVVADAAEFGRLSGLPEPELSLLRAAGWLHDTGYAIDPANHEEASARKAQEVLPQLGCTPEETLRVTGLIRATSLEREPAELAERIMRDADIGRLGTADFVGAALLLRRELAHCGRQFTDLEFWQFESGFLGKTEFYTAAARRLRGAGLERNRAWVLNEVARLEREEKA, from the coding sequence ATGGACGAAAAGCGCGTGGAAGAGTGGGCGGTGAAGTGGATCGGGGAGAACCTCGATCCGCGCCGTTGGTGCTACCATCACCTCGGGCACGTCCGGGACGTTGTGGCCGATGCCGCCGAGTTCGGGCGCCTCTCCGGGCTGCCGGAGCCTGAGCTGTCGCTGCTGCGCGCTGCCGGCTGGCTGCACGATACGGGTTATGCGATCGATCCCGCAAACCACGAAGAGGCCTCGGCGCGCAAGGCGCAGGAAGTTCTGCCGCAGCTCGGCTGCACCCCGGAGGAAACCCTGCGCGTCACCGGCCTGATCCGGGCCACCAGCCTCGAGCGGGAACCGGCGGAGCTGGCGGAGCGGATCATGCGCGATGCCGACATCGGCCGGCTCGGCACGGCGGATTTCGTCGGCGCCGCGCTCCTGCTGCGGCGCGAGCTGGCCCATTGCGGCCGGCAGTTCACCGATCTGGAATTCTGGCAATTCGAATCCGGCTTTCTCGGGAAAACGGAATTTTACACAGCCGCCGCCCGGAGACTCCGCGGCGCCGGTCTCGAACGGAACCGCGCCTGGGTCCTCAACGAGGTGGCCCGGCTGGAACGCGAGGAGAAAGCATGA
- the der gene encoding ribosome biogenesis GTPase Der, with translation MPITSGPETKKSAALPTIAIVGRPNVGKSSLFNAIVGRRVSIVHEMPGVTRDRVVAPLARGVRRFQLIDTGGLGMLPGESRKVDVWDSRIADQVKVAVEDADVLIFVANVQDGVVNLDEEVARKLRESGKPVLLAANKCDNPALADQAVEFMRLGFAEVYPVSCLHRNGVNALVESAIGLLPETERPREDGGVDGLDSENIARKLNIAVVGRPNVGKSSLVNALLGEERVMVSDVAGTTRDAIDVDFELRFRGAMHPATLVDTAGLRKTAKVDTVVEYFSVMRAKSAIERADLILFVVEASPDGVTAQDRRIAGLIQQSGKGCVLVANKFDVYKETYKVKQMESEVRYSLPGMNYAPLVFVSARDRWNLDGLLDRIAGVMEQLELKIPTGVLNRVITDAFEGHTPPVVGAAPLKLFYASMIGMTPPRILLFVNNPKYCADNYLTFLRNVVRNAFDLSGLPIEIELRERPKKVLSIRSEPGMPRKRGSRKPAAAPEKKSGKPAAGKSAPRKGAPKKRGRK, from the coding sequence ATGCCGATCACATCAGGACCGGAAACTAAAAAAAGCGCCGCGCTGCCGACCATCGCGATCGTCGGCCGCCCGAACGTCGGGAAGTCGTCGCTGTTCAACGCGATCGTCGGACGGCGGGTTTCGATCGTGCATGAGATGCCCGGCGTGACCCGCGACCGCGTCGTGGCGCCGCTTGCGCGCGGCGTCCGCCGCTTTCAGCTCATCGACACGGGCGGGCTCGGGATGCTGCCGGGCGAAAGCCGCAAGGTCGACGTCTGGGACAGCCGAATCGCCGACCAGGTCAAGGTCGCCGTGGAGGACGCCGACGTGCTGATTTTCGTCGCGAACGTCCAGGACGGCGTCGTGAACCTCGACGAGGAGGTCGCCCGCAAGCTGCGCGAATCCGGCAAGCCGGTGCTGCTGGCCGCCAACAAGTGCGACAATCCGGCGCTGGCCGACCAGGCGGTGGAGTTCATGCGGCTCGGTTTCGCCGAAGTGTACCCGGTGTCGTGTCTGCACCGGAACGGCGTGAATGCGCTGGTCGAATCCGCGATCGGGCTGCTGCCCGAGACGGAGCGCCCGCGGGAAGACGGCGGCGTGGACGGGCTTGACTCCGAAAATATCGCCCGCAAGCTCAACATCGCCGTGGTCGGCCGCCCGAACGTCGGCAAATCCTCTCTCGTGAACGCGCTGCTCGGCGAGGAGCGCGTCATGGTCAGTGATGTGGCCGGGACCACCCGCGATGCAATCGATGTCGACTTCGAGCTGCGTTTCCGCGGTGCAATGCATCCGGCCACGCTGGTCGATACGGCCGGGCTGCGCAAAACCGCCAAGGTCGACACGGTCGTCGAATATTTCAGCGTGATGCGTGCGAAGAGCGCGATCGAGCGGGCGGATTTGATTTTATTCGTCGTCGAGGCGAGTCCCGACGGCGTGACCGCGCAGGACCGCCGCATCGCCGGGCTGATCCAGCAGTCCGGCAAGGGGTGCGTCCTGGTGGCGAACAAATTCGACGTCTACAAGGAGACGTACAAGGTCAAGCAGATGGAGTCCGAGGTCCGCTACTCGCTGCCCGGCATGAATTATGCGCCGCTTGTTTTCGTGAGCGCGCGCGACCGCTGGAACCTCGACGGGCTGCTGGACCGGATCGCCGGGGTCATGGAGCAGCTTGAGCTGAAGATTCCGACCGGCGTGCTGAACCGGGTCATCACGGACGCCTTCGAGGGGCATACGCCGCCGGTGGTCGGCGCGGCTCCGCTGAAGCTCTTTTACGCGTCGATGATCGGCATGACGCCGCCCCGGATTCTGTTGTTCGTGAACAATCCGAAATATTGCGCGGACAACTACCTGACGTTTCTCCGGAATGTGGTGCGCAACGCGTTCGACCTCTCGGGGCTCCCGATCGAGATCGAGCTGCGCGAACGGCCCAAAAAGGTCCTGAGCATCCGCAGCGAGCCGGGGATGCCGCGGAAGCGCGGTTCCCGCAAGCCCGCCGCCGCGCCGGAGAAAAAGTCAGGGAAACCCGCCGCAGGAAAATCCGCGCCCCGTAAGGGCGCACCGAAAAAGAGAGGGAGAAAATGA
- a CDS encoding serine/threonine protein kinase produces the protein MNTLRVLEGRERYELIHLIAEGGMGTVFKARKIGVAGFEKVVAIKMMRNKFSDSEAYVRNFISEAKLVANLIHENIVQIYHLDRFNDVYYFVIEYVDGVSLYEFIDFHAKLKKRTPLDLAIFIAARVARGLAYAHSRRGPDGKPLGIVHCDVCPHNILINTEGVPKITDFGIARITSKSAAERHVSGKLAFMAPEQARLEEVDFRADLYALGIVLFYMVSGKMARDVTLPPNEQLALARENRIDWTLLPEELPEEVADMLRRMLATDPGERYSDTALLARDLEYFIYKDGYGPTIVTLADYMRRLMPGRFGIEPAGPETIGDSDRTVVITPQ, from the coding sequence ATGAATACGCTGCGGGTGCTCGAGGGGCGGGAACGGTATGAACTCATTCACCTCATCGCCGAGGGCGGCATGGGGACGGTCTTCAAAGCCAGGAAGATCGGCGTGGCCGGGTTCGAGAAGGTCGTCGCAATCAAGATGATGCGGAACAAATTTTCGGACAGCGAGGCCTATGTCCGGAATTTCATCAGCGAGGCGAAGCTCGTCGCGAACCTGATTCACGAGAATATCGTGCAGATCTACCATCTCGACCGCTTCAACGACGTCTACTATTTCGTGATCGAATATGTGGACGGCGTATCGCTTTACGAATTCATCGATTTCCACGCCAAGCTGAAAAAGCGCACGCCGCTGGATCTGGCGATCTTCATCGCGGCGCGGGTGGCGCGGGGGCTGGCCTACGCGCACAGCCGCCGCGGTCCGGACGGCAAACCGCTCGGGATCGTCCACTGCGACGTCTGCCCGCACAACATCCTCATCAACACCGAAGGGGTGCCGAAAATCACGGATTTCGGCATTGCGCGGATCACTTCGAAGTCCGCGGCGGAGCGGCATGTCTCCGGCAAGCTCGCATTCATGGCGCCGGAGCAGGCGCGGCTCGAGGAGGTGGATTTCCGGGCGGACCTCTATGCGCTCGGAATCGTCCTCTTCTATATGGTATCGGGCAAAATGGCGCGCGATGTGACGCTGCCGCCGAACGAGCAGCTGGCTCTGGCGCGCGAAAACCGCATCGACTGGACGCTGCTGCCGGAGGAGCTGCCGGAAGAGGTGGCCGACATGCTCCGCCGCATGCTGGCGACGGACCCCGGTGAACGCTATTCCGATACGGCGCTTCTGGCGCGCGATCTCGAATATTTCATTTACAAAGACGGCTACGGCCCGACCATCGTCACGCTGGCCGATTATATGCGCCGGCTGATGCCGGGACGGTTCGGAATCGAGCCGGCCGGCCCCGAAACGATCGGGGACAGCGACCGTACCGTGGTCATAACCCCGCAATAA